The stretch of DNA CCGCCAGTGGCGTTGTTGCGGcgggcggcgtcgtcgccgtaCACGGTGGCGAGATGCTCGATCTGGTCAATCTCCCGGCGTAGGATCGTTGCGGCGCACTTGATCATGAGGGCGTCCTTGAACTGCTGAGAGTTGAAGTCCATGCGACCAGTCTGGTCACGCTGACGCTTCAGTGCCTCATCGCGAATTGCGCGGAAGTTCTCGACGGCGGTCATCATCTCATGCGCCTCCttgccacctccgctgccaccCGTCACaacctcctgcgccgcctccaccgcgcgCACCAGCCGGCGCTGCACTTCATCCACAGCATCTGTGGAGGACTTGTGGTCGATGGAGGCCACGTACGCTACCTCGTCCAGGTTCTGCAGTTTGCTACGAGCGAAAGGGTGGCCGCCGTTgtaaagggaaagggaggtgaTGTGGCTCAGCATCACATCCGAGGCAAGGTTGTTCATGGGGGCGAGGGTGACCTTGTGGTTGATGTGCTTCAGCGTTCGATCCGCAGGGTCCTCGAAGACGACAGAGGCTGTCCACGTCACCTtcggcgtcgctgcatcCTCGTGGGGCATCTCGCAGTGCAGGTGAAGGCAGTGTCGGCCCTGAAAAATGACAGACGGTGAATTGCACCACAGCTGATAGTCCTCCTCGGTCAGGTCCGCACCAGGTTGCCCTGCCGAGTACCAGCCTATGAGGTCCTGCGTCGTATGGCGGCGCTTGGCCGCGCGCCGGCGCGTCAGCTCCGCGCGGTGGGTCTTTGTGTTCGGAACCTCCGTatccttgtgtgtgtgtggaatGAAGTCTGTGATTACGATTTCCTCTGCTCGGACCGTGCCAAGGATGTAGCCCGCCGCGTACTTCTTGCGCTTGGCGTGCTCAATGATGAACGCCGCCGGGTACGGCGTCAGCTGAATCGAAACCTCCGAAGACATGGCAAGACGTGCAGTCTGGACGGTGTTGATGGAATGCACtcgagtgcgtgtgcgtgcgtttgtCGGTCGGACTACG from Leishmania panamensis strain MHOM/PA/94/PSC-1 chromosome 25 sequence encodes:
- a CDS encoding hypothetical protein (TriTrypDB/GeneDB-style sysID: LpmP.25.1670), encoding MSSEVSIQLTPYPAAFIIEHAKRKKYAAGYILGTVRAEEIVITDFIPHTHKDTEVPNTKTHRAELTRRRAAKRRHTTQDLIGWYSAGQPGADLTEEDYQLWCNSPSVIFQGRHCLHLHCEMPHEDAATPKVTWTASVVFEDPADRTLKHINHKVTLAPMNNLASDVMLSHITSLSLYNGGHPFARSKLQNLDEVAYVASIDHKSSTDAVDEVQRRLVRAVEAAQEVVTGGSGGGKEAHEMMTAVENFRAIRDEALKRQRDQTGRMDFNSQQFKDALMIKCAATILRREIDQIEHLATVYGDDAARRNNATGGENSEKQQ